One window of the Chryseobacterium camelliae genome contains the following:
- a CDS encoding DJ-1/PfpI family protein, whose translation MSNELSKAAVFDGTGYEPSLFSRSQFVAPKTDYKAVEHHNRNKDKNKKILVVCTEEKYMVMADGKKFSTGNHPVETFVPILHFEDAGYEVDFFTPTGDSVKLELWALPLQDVAVGNIIEKYSEQLAHPKSLRDFTEGNFTSETDYVAVFLPGGHGAMLGLPENEDLKKVIRWVVEKDKLMFAICHGPAALLAATDQEDPENFPYKGYAINGFPDSIDETLPEIGYQPGKMPWFYGEKLKNLGVEFLNEGISGACHTDRKLVTGDSPLAANAFGEMCARVLSETASGNSK comes from the coding sequence ATGTCAAATGAATTAAGCAAAGCAGCGGTTTTTGACGGAACAGGATATGAGCCGTCATTATTTTCAAGATCTCAGTTTGTCGCTCCGAAAACGGATTATAAAGCGGTAGAGCACCATAACCGCAATAAGGATAAGAATAAGAAGATATTAGTGGTCTGTACGGAAGAGAAATATATGGTAATGGCAGACGGGAAAAAATTTTCTACCGGAAACCATCCTGTGGAAACCTTTGTGCCGATCCTTCACTTTGAGGATGCCGGGTATGAAGTGGATTTCTTTACGCCGACAGGGGATTCCGTAAAGCTGGAGCTTTGGGCACTTCCGTTACAGGACGTTGCCGTGGGCAATATCATCGAAAAATATTCGGAACAGCTTGCACATCCTAAAAGCCTCAGGGATTTCACGGAAGGAAATTTCACGTCTGAGACCGATTATGTGGCCGTATTCCTTCCTGGTGGTCATGGTGCTATGTTGGGATTGCCTGAAAATGAGGACCTGAAAAAAGTGATCCGTTGGGTAGTGGAAAAGGATAAACTGATGTTTGCGATCTGCCATGGCCCGGCTGCATTGCTGGCTGCTACTGATCAGGAGGATCCTGAAAATTTCCCTTACAAAGGATATGCTATCAACGGATTCCCGGACAGTATCGATGAAACACTTCCTGAAATAGGATACCAGCCCGGAAAAATGCCGTGGTTCTATGGCGAAAAGCTCAAAAACCTGGGTGTTGAATTTTTAAACGAAGGAATATCCGGAGCCTGCCATACGGACAGGAAGCTGGTGACTGGCGACAGCCCGCTGGCAGCCAATGCATTCGGGGAAATGTGTGCCAGGGTACTTTCTGAAACTGCTTCAGGAAATTCCAAATAG
- a CDS encoding Crp/Fnr family transcriptional regulator encodes MNDTFRNHLLEIIELNEAEYEVIERYFSSFKFRKHQFVIQENQHVEHMYFVSEGLLKCGLIDAAGKEHILQFACTNWWISDFQAYFRQEPSTLAVQCLSDAELIGISYRDMEALCAQLPKMEHFFRVKSNFGYIALQKRIVSLMSHSARERYDTFLNQYPDLVRKISKQLLANYLGVSRETLSRLQM; translated from the coding sequence ATGAATGACACCTTCCGTAACCACCTCCTTGAAATTATTGAGCTCAATGAAGCGGAATATGAAGTGATAGAACGTTACTTTTCTTCTTTCAAATTCAGGAAGCATCAGTTTGTTATTCAGGAGAACCAGCATGTAGAGCATATGTACTTTGTTTCGGAAGGTTTACTGAAATGCGGGCTGATTGATGCAGCGGGTAAAGAACATATCCTTCAGTTTGCCTGTACAAACTGGTGGATTTCAGATTTTCAGGCTTATTTCAGGCAGGAGCCGTCCACACTGGCGGTTCAGTGCCTTTCCGATGCAGAACTGATCGGCATATCCTACAGGGATATGGAAGCATTGTGTGCACAGCTTCCTAAGATGGAGCATTTTTTCCGGGTTAAATCTAATTTCGGATATATCGCTTTGCAAAAGCGGATCGTCTCGTTGATGTCCCATTCTGCCAGGGAGCGTTATGATACCTTCCTGAACCAGTACCCGGATCTTGTCCGTAAGATTTCCAAGCAGCTGCTGGCCAATTATCTGGGCGTAAGCAGGGAAACGCTCAGCAGGCTGCAGATGTGA
- a CDS encoding DUF1989 domain-containing protein, whose product MNTIPPRSGTAFILKKGERLMITDIQGEQVSDFICFNQHDTKEYLSSGRTIDYAETIFLTKGNPFYSNRSNIMFDIVEDTVGRHDFLLTPCSADTFRIIYGDTNPHRGCFGNLCEALQPFGISPDEIPICFNVFMHVAVDGETGKISVLPPKSKAGDHIVIEAKMDLIIGMTACSAEMSNNYSFKPIGYAIDSIH is encoded by the coding sequence ATGAATACCATACCACCGCGCAGCGGAACAGCCTTTATCCTTAAAAAAGGGGAGCGCCTTATGATTACTGACATCCAGGGCGAACAGGTGTCCGATTTTATCTGCTTTAACCAGCATGACACCAAAGAATACTTATCTTCCGGCAGAACCATCGACTATGCTGAAACGATTTTCCTCACCAAAGGAAATCCTTTCTATTCCAACAGGAGCAATATTATGTTTGATATTGTGGAAGATACCGTAGGCCGCCATGATTTTCTTCTTACACCCTGCAGTGCTGATACTTTCCGTATCATTTACGGCGATACCAATCCGCACCGGGGATGTTTCGGGAACCTTTGTGAAGCGTTACAGCCTTTCGGTATCAGTCCGGATGAGATTCCGATCTGTTTTAACGTCTTTATGCATGTTGCAGTAGATGGTGAAACAGGAAAGATCAGTGTCCTGCCTCCAAAAAGCAAAGCAGGCGACCATATCGTCATCGAAGCTAAAATGGACCTTATTATAGGAATGACAGCGTGTTCAGCAGAAATGTCGAACAATTATTCCTTTAAACCTATTGGTTATGCTATAGACTCTATCCATTAA
- the gntA gene encoding guanitoxin biosynthesis heme-dependent pre-guanitoxin N-hydroxylase GntA codes for MRPTEITSTTDHVLTSENHEELAREAFASFIDDASFPCVAAKAALNRDQMRIFVAGHIACPKDDQQILEFIYDFVDSYRNAENHFHTACVIFPDATGIDEALFERLLWMRLQALSDLDGKNYSYDKRVSPDPQSDQFSFSLKEEAFFVIGLNPDSSRPARRFKYPALVFNPHQQFEELRHLKRYDKMKNIVRKKDVELSGSINPMLQDFGASSEVYQYSGMQYDNSWQCPFKPKHL; via the coding sequence ATGAGACCCACCGAAATCACTTCAACAACAGATCATGTTCTGACATCAGAAAATCATGAAGAACTCGCAAGAGAAGCTTTTGCGTCATTTATTGATGATGCCTCATTTCCCTGTGTAGCAGCCAAGGCAGCCCTAAACAGAGATCAGATGAGAATTTTTGTTGCAGGGCATATTGCCTGTCCGAAAGATGACCAGCAAATCCTTGAGTTTATCTATGATTTTGTAGATTCTTACCGCAATGCAGAAAATCACTTCCATACCGCCTGTGTTATCTTTCCGGACGCTACCGGTATTGATGAAGCCTTATTTGAGCGCTTGCTCTGGATGCGCCTTCAGGCACTTTCTGACCTCGACGGGAAAAATTATTCCTATGACAAAAGGGTAAGTCCGGACCCTCAGTCGGATCAGTTCAGCTTCAGCCTTAAAGAAGAGGCATTTTTCGTGATCGGTCTCAATCCTGACAGCAGCAGGCCTGCCCGCCGCTTTAAATATCCGGCTCTTGTGTTTAATCCTCACCAGCAGTTTGAAGAGTTACGCCATCTGAAACGCTATGATAAAATGAAAAATATCGTCCGTAAGAAAGATGTTGAGCTCAGCGGATCCATCAACCCGATGCTGCAGGATTTCGGAGCGTCCTCTGAAGTATACCAGTACAGCGGAATGCAGTACGATAACAGCTGGCAATGTCCTTTTAAACCCAAACATTTATGA